Proteins co-encoded in one Streptomyces roseochromogenus subsp. oscitans DS 12.976 genomic window:
- a CDS encoding lysylphosphatidylglycerol synthase domain-containing protein: MPDTASPLPQTAAPTPPPPSAETAPEAVPPPPPTPRRPGLRALRTHFGSLVGMVILGVLLWRLGTGVLLDGLRRIDAVTVLAALGIGVVTTVFSAWRWQLVARGLRIRLPLGPAVADYYRALFLNAALPGGILGDVHRAVRHGQSAGDLRRVVKAVVLERVAGQIA; this comes from the coding sequence CTGCCGGATACGGCGTCACCGCTTCCGCAGACCGCGGCACCGACTCCGCCACCCCCGTCCGCCGAGACCGCACCCGAGGCCGTACCGCCGCCGCCCCCCACCCCCCGGCGTCCCGGCCTTCGCGCGCTGCGTACGCACTTCGGCAGTCTCGTCGGTATGGTCATCCTCGGTGTTCTGCTGTGGCGGCTCGGCACCGGTGTGCTGCTCGACGGGCTGCGGCGGATCGACGCCGTGACGGTGCTGGCCGCGCTGGGCATCGGCGTGGTCACCACCGTGTTCAGCGCCTGGCGTTGGCAGTTGGTGGCCCGCGGCCTGCGCATCCGGCTGCCGCTCGGGCCCGCCGTCGCCGACTACTACCGGGCGCTGTTCCTGAACGCGGCGCTGCCCGGCGGGATCCTCGGCGATGTGCATCGCGCGGTCCGGCACGGACAGAGCGCCGGTGACCTGCGGCGCGTGGTCAAGGCGGTCGTCCTGGAGCGCGTCGCCGGGCAGATCGCGC
- a CDS encoding methyltransferase domain-containing protein → MRGVDSSVVAGAGPVGRPGERATVRLRDGEPEEPPRYAPEWLRLREPADAAARALDLLDPLRIRLANLRDGTGTGALAVHDLGCGTGSMGRWLAPRLDGPQHWVLHDRDPYLLHFAAAASPRAAADGSGVTVETRRGDVARLTPDALAGASLVTASALLDVLTRAEVATLADACAGAGCPALLTLSVVGRVELTPADPLDAEITEAFNAHQRRGGLLGPDAVTVAGEAFAASGAAVRVRPSPWRLGPAEVTLTEQWLRGWVGAAVEERPELGDRAERYLRDRLAACAAGELRVVVHHTDLLALPRPTGGAS, encoded by the coding sequence GTGCGTGGTGTGGACTCCTCGGTCGTCGCCGGGGCCGGGCCTGTCGGGCGTCCCGGTGAGCGAGCCACCGTACGGCTGCGCGACGGCGAGCCCGAGGAACCGCCCCGGTATGCGCCCGAATGGCTGCGGTTGCGGGAACCGGCCGACGCGGCCGCCCGCGCGCTGGACCTGCTCGACCCGCTGCGGATCCGCCTGGCCAACCTGCGGGACGGCACCGGCACCGGCGCACTGGCCGTGCACGACCTGGGCTGCGGCACCGGCTCGATGGGCCGCTGGCTCGCGCCCCGCCTGGACGGACCCCAGCACTGGGTCCTGCACGACCGCGACCCCTATCTGCTGCACTTCGCCGCCGCGGCCTCCCCGCGCGCCGCCGCCGACGGCAGCGGTGTCACCGTCGAGACACGGCGCGGCGACGTGGCCCGGCTGACCCCGGACGCGCTGGCCGGTGCCTCGCTGGTCACCGCCTCCGCGCTGCTCGACGTCCTCACCCGTGCGGAGGTCGCCACCCTCGCCGACGCCTGCGCCGGGGCCGGCTGCCCGGCGCTGCTCACGCTGTCCGTCGTCGGACGCGTCGAACTCACCCCGGCCGACCCGCTGGACGCGGAGATCACCGAGGCGTTCAACGCCCATCAGCGGCGCGGCGGGCTGCTCGGCCCGGACGCGGTCACCGTGGCCGGCGAGGCGTTCGCCGCAAGCGGGGCCGCCGTACGGGTGCGCCCGAGCCCTTGGCGGCTGGGGCCCGCGGAGGTGACGCTGACCGAGCAGTGGCTGCGCGGCTGGGTGGGCGCGGCAGTGGAAGAGCGGCCCGAGCTGGGCGACCGTGCCGAGCGCTATCTGCGGGACCGGCTCGCCGCCTGCGCCGCCGGCGAGTTGCGGGTCGTGGTCCACCACACCGACCTGCTGGCCCTGCCCCGGCCGACGGGCGGGGCGTCATGA
- a CDS encoding glycosyltransferase family 4 protein: MTGATRERARLSYVPAQPVAVEKAGIIPMSLRTVHFVLPGGVDDPAAPSGGNAYDRRVCLDLPGFGWQVTRHTVPGSWPRPDRAARAQLARTLRDLPDDAVVLLDGIVACGIPEIIASEADRLRLAVLVHLPLGDETGLAPAVAADLDARERAVLRAVPAVVATSDWAVRRLVSHHGLAPERVHVAAPGADIAPLAPGTDGVSRLVCVAAVTPRKGQHRLVEALAAVRELPWTCELVGGLGHDPGYVRRLRTLIGRHGLADRLHLTGPRSGAELDATYAAADLMVLTSYAETYGMAVTEALARGIPVLATDVGGVPEAVGRAPDGGVPGILVPPEDPAAFAAELRGWFGEP, translated from the coding sequence GTGACCGGGGCGACCAGGGAGCGGGCACGGCTGTCCTACGTCCCGGCGCAGCCCGTCGCCGTCGAGAAGGCCGGAATCATCCCCATGTCCCTGCGCACCGTGCACTTCGTCCTGCCGGGCGGTGTCGACGACCCGGCCGCGCCCAGCGGCGGCAACGCCTATGACCGCCGGGTCTGCCTGGACCTGCCCGGCTTCGGCTGGCAGGTCACCCGGCACACCGTGCCCGGCAGTTGGCCGCGCCCCGACCGGGCCGCCCGCGCCCAGCTGGCCCGCACCCTGAGGGACCTGCCGGACGACGCGGTCGTCCTGCTGGACGGGATCGTGGCCTGCGGGATCCCGGAGATCATCGCCTCGGAGGCCGACCGGCTGCGCCTCGCGGTACTGGTCCATCTGCCGCTCGGCGACGAGACCGGCCTCGCCCCGGCCGTCGCCGCCGACCTCGACGCCCGCGAACGGGCCGTACTGCGCGCCGTGCCCGCCGTCGTCGCGACCAGCGACTGGGCGGTGCGCCGGCTCGTCTCTCACCACGGACTGGCCCCCGAACGGGTGCATGTCGCCGCGCCCGGTGCCGACATCGCGCCGCTCGCGCCCGGCACCGACGGTGTCTCCCGGCTGGTGTGCGTGGCCGCCGTCACCCCGCGCAAGGGCCAGCACCGGCTCGTGGAGGCGCTCGCGGCGGTCCGGGAGCTGCCGTGGACCTGCGAGCTGGTCGGCGGACTCGGCCACGACCCCGGCTACGTCCGCCGGCTGCGCACCCTCATCGGCCGGCACGGCCTCGCCGACCGGCTGCACCTGACCGGCCCGCGCTCCGGGGCGGAACTCGATGCCACGTATGCCGCCGCCGACCTGATGGTCCTCACCTCCTACGCCGAGACCTACGGCATGGCGGTCACCGAGGCCCTGGCCCGCGGCATCCCGGTCCTCGCCACCGACGTGGGCGGAGTGCCGGAGGCGGTGGGGCGCGCCCCCGACGGCGGGGTGCCCGGCATCCTCGTCCCGCCGGAGGACCCCGCCGCGTTCGCCGCCGAACTGCGCGGCTGGTTCGGCGAACCCG
- a CDS encoding 6-pyruvoyl trahydropterin synthase family protein — protein MFSITVRDHIMIAHSFRGEVFGPAQRLHGATFLVDATFRREQLDEDNIVVDIGLATQELRLITAELNYRNLDDEPEFAGVNTSTEFLAKVIADRLAERIHKGALGEGAKGLAGLTVTLHESHIAWASYERGL, from the coding sequence TTGTTCAGCATCACCGTCCGCGATCACATCATGATCGCCCACAGCTTCCGCGGCGAGGTGTTCGGGCCCGCGCAGCGACTGCACGGCGCCACGTTCCTGGTGGACGCCACCTTCCGCCGCGAGCAGCTGGACGAGGACAACATCGTGGTCGACATCGGCCTGGCCACGCAGGAACTGCGCCTCATCACTGCCGAGCTGAACTACCGCAACCTCGATGACGAACCCGAGTTCGCCGGCGTCAACACCTCCACCGAATTCCTCGCCAAGGTCATCGCCGACCGGCTCGCCGAACGCATCCACAAGGGCGCCCTCGGCGAGGGCGCGAAGGGCCTCGCGGGCCTCACGGTCACCCTGCACGAGTCCCACATCGCCTGGGCGAGTTACGAGCGTGGCCTGTGA
- a CDS encoding zinc-dependent alcohol dehydrogenase — protein sequence MNRSARAFWLRSPGRGELRDITLTEPAEGEVLVRALYSGVSRGTETLVFRGGVPESQHAVMRAPFQEGDFPGPVKYGYLSVGTVEEGPAELVGRTVFCLYPHQSRYVVPVTAVTVVPDRVPAARAVLAGTVETAVNALWDAAPLIGDRIAVVGGGMVGCSVAALLARFPGVRLQLVDADPARAKTAEALGVDFATPDGALGDCDLVVHASATEAGLTGALRLLAPEGTVVELSWYGDRRVALPLGEAFHSRRLTLRSSQVGTVSPAARAGRDYADRMALALDLLAAPALDALITGESAFEQLPDIMPKLASGEIPALCHRIRYAETGLT from the coding sequence ATGAACCGCTCGGCCCGCGCGTTCTGGCTGCGCTCACCCGGCCGCGGCGAGCTGCGCGACATCACCCTCACGGAGCCCGCCGAGGGCGAGGTCCTGGTGCGCGCCCTGTACTCCGGGGTGAGCCGCGGCACGGAGACGCTCGTCTTCCGCGGCGGGGTCCCGGAGAGCCAACACGCCGTGATGCGGGCGCCGTTCCAGGAGGGCGACTTCCCGGGCCCGGTGAAGTACGGCTACCTCAGCGTCGGCACGGTGGAGGAGGGCCCGGCTGAGCTGGTCGGGCGTACCGTCTTCTGCCTGTATCCGCATCAGAGCCGTTACGTCGTTCCGGTGACCGCCGTGACCGTCGTGCCCGACCGGGTGCCCGCCGCGCGGGCCGTGCTCGCCGGCACCGTGGAGACCGCCGTGAACGCCCTGTGGGACGCGGCGCCGCTGATCGGCGACCGGATCGCGGTCGTCGGCGGCGGCATGGTCGGCTGCTCCGTGGCCGCGCTGCTCGCCCGCTTCCCCGGCGTACGACTCCAGCTCGTCGACGCCGACCCGGCCCGCGCCAAGACCGCCGAGGCGCTCGGCGTGGACTTCGCGACGCCCGACGGCGCCCTCGGCGACTGCGACCTGGTCGTCCACGCCAGCGCCACCGAAGCCGGCCTCACCGGTGCCCTGCGGCTCCTCGCGCCCGAGGGCACCGTCGTGGAACTGAGCTGGTACGGCGACCGGCGTGTCGCCCTGCCGCTCGGCGAGGCCTTCCACTCCCGTCGGCTCACCCTGCGCAGCAGCCAGGTCGGCACCGTCTCCCCGGCCGCCCGCGCCGGCCGCGACTACGCCGACCGGATGGCGCTCGCCCTCGACCTGCTCGCCGCCCCGGCCCTGGACGCTCTCATCACCGGCGAGAGCGCTTTCGAGCAACTCCCGGACATCATGCCGAAGCTCGCCTCCGGAGAGATTCCCGCCCTGTGCCACCGGATCCGGTACGCCGAGACGGGCCTGACCTGA
- a CDS encoding CDP-alcohol phosphatidyltransferase family protein, with amino-acid sequence MALNNTYDARPQQETAVGAGLQVLLLALLGTAIGMGPAGWLTGLAFALATWAVLARALHRSCLRSFGPANRVTLGRAALVGGVTALVADSFESAPPVTVLVGLTATALLLDGVDGKVARRTGTSTALGARFDMEVDAFLILVLSVYVATQLGPWVLLIGGMRYAFVAAARLAPWLNAPLPPSFARKTVAAVQGIALLLAGAELLPHLASLAIVLVALGSLLWSFGRDVLWLWRMSRVAVGVPAEPQILELAAR; translated from the coding sequence GTGGCCCTGAACAACACATATGACGCGAGGCCCCAGCAGGAGACCGCTGTGGGAGCGGGCCTACAGGTCCTGCTGCTCGCGTTGCTCGGCACGGCGATAGGCATGGGGCCGGCCGGCTGGCTGACGGGGCTCGCGTTCGCGCTCGCCACCTGGGCGGTGCTGGCCCGCGCCCTGCACCGCTCCTGCCTGCGCTCCTTCGGCCCCGCGAACCGGGTCACGCTCGGCCGGGCGGCCCTGGTGGGCGGGGTGACCGCGCTGGTCGCGGACTCCTTCGAGAGCGCGCCGCCGGTGACCGTGCTGGTCGGCCTGACCGCGACAGCCCTGCTCCTGGACGGCGTCGACGGCAAGGTGGCCCGCCGCACCGGTACGTCGACCGCGCTCGGCGCCCGCTTCGACATGGAGGTCGACGCGTTTCTGATCCTGGTGCTGAGCGTGTACGTGGCCACGCAGCTCGGCCCGTGGGTGCTGCTGATCGGCGGGATGCGGTACGCCTTCGTCGCCGCGGCCCGCCTGGCCCCCTGGCTGAACGCCCCGCTGCCGCCGTCCTTCGCCCGTAAGACCGTAGCGGCGGTCCAGGGCATCGCCCTGCTCCTGGCGGGCGCCGAGCTGCTCCCCCATCTGGCCAGTCTGGCGATCGTGCTGGTGGCTCTGGGTTCGCTGCTGTGGTCCTTCGGCCGGGATGTGCTGTGGCTGTGGCGTATGTCCCGGGTGGCGGTCGGGGTGCCGGCCGAGCCTCAAATACTGGAGCTGGCGGCGCGCTGA
- a CDS encoding YcnI family protein, translated as MSAPRTTLRRAATVTLTAGAAVLLAAGAACAHVTVHPDSYAKGATDGVLTFRVPNEEDSASTTKVQVFLPTDHPVLGVLVHPQDGWTAKVTTTKLKTPVKTDDGTITEAASEITFSGGRIGAGQYEDFDVAFGQLPGDTGQLVFKTLQTYSDGKVARWIEEPTGGDEPENPAPVLKLTAGAAGDAGAAPVKTASATAKTAGDSTARGLGIAGLVVGVLGLAAAAFAIVRSRAERS; from the coding sequence ATGTCCGCACCACGCACGACCCTGCGCCGCGCCGCGACCGTCACCCTCACCGCCGGCGCCGCCGTCCTTCTCGCCGCCGGCGCCGCCTGCGCGCATGTCACCGTCCACCCCGACAGCTACGCCAAGGGAGCCACCGACGGCGTGCTGACCTTCCGGGTCCCCAACGAGGAGGACAGCGCCTCCACCACCAAGGTGCAGGTCTTCCTGCCCACCGACCACCCCGTCCTCGGCGTGCTCGTCCACCCGCAGGACGGCTGGACCGCCAAGGTCACCACCACCAAGCTCAAGACACCGGTCAAGACCGACGACGGCACCATCACCGAGGCGGCCTCCGAGATCACCTTCAGCGGAGGCAGGATCGGCGCCGGACAGTACGAGGACTTCGACGTCGCCTTCGGTCAACTTCCGGGAGACACCGGCCAGTTGGTCTTCAAGACGCTGCAGACCTACTCCGACGGCAAGGTCGCACGCTGGATCGAGGAGCCGACCGGCGGCGACGAGCCGGAGAACCCGGCACCGGTGCTGAAACTGACGGCCGGTGCGGCCGGTGACGCCGGCGCCGCGCCCGTCAAGACCGCCTCCGCCACCGCCAAGACCGCCGGCGACTCCACCGCCCGTGGGCTCGGCATCGCCGGCCTGGTCGTCGGCGTCCTCGGCCTCGCGGCGGCCGCGTTCGCGATCGTACGGAGCCGGGCCGAACGGTCGTAA
- a CDS encoding ABC transporter permease subunit, whose translation MRTLLWRGSLAGALVCGIGLLPWLAHTDPALTVLKARAQDRDPDPEVLAAVRSQLRLDDGPLALLGRWLGGLPRGDAGRSWISGAEAGPTVLQALGASLLLMAVAFLVAGCTAAVVCAPTLYRGGRTRPGGTGSAVLAALPEFLTASVLATVVGVQLGWLPALGWYGPQYTLLPALALGLPAGAVLGRLLDDQLPGAFAEPWVRAAAARGLRARAIARQAVRRCLPGLLPSTALFVVGMTGGAVAVEQIFDIPGLGSTTLQAALAQDLPVLQAGTLALVLLAALAAGAARLGVHLLIGPALRDGAVPALPRPAVPVRRTTPLALAAALLAVLAAGLPRDPLAVDTRARLQPPSWERPLGTDALGRDLLARIAHGALDTLLLALAISAGTLLAGLLLGLLPRLSGPLVDTVNAVPPVLAALLVTAVAGGGPATPALAVAAVAWAPLAAHTSALLRQERAALHLTATRALGAGRWYLLRHELLPAVVPPVTRHALLRLPGTALALASLGFLGLGAQPPSPEWGHLLAENQPYAERAPWTVLAPAAVLAVLGALAVTVAGGVRRSRPGTGTG comes from the coding sequence ATGCGCACCCTGCTGTGGCGAGGCTCCCTCGCCGGTGCCCTGGTGTGTGGGATCGGGCTGCTGCCCTGGCTCGCGCACACCGATCCCGCGCTCACCGTCCTCAAGGCCCGCGCCCAGGACCGGGACCCCGACCCCGAGGTCCTCGCCGCCGTCCGCAGCCAACTCCGGCTCGATGACGGGCCATTGGCTCTGCTCGGCCGCTGGCTCGGCGGACTGCCGCGCGGTGACGCTGGGCGGTCCTGGATCTCCGGCGCCGAGGCCGGGCCGACGGTGCTCCAGGCGCTCGGTGCCTCCCTGCTGCTCATGGCGGTGGCGTTTCTCGTCGCCGGCTGCACCGCCGCCGTGGTGTGCGCGCCGACCCTGTACCGGGGCGGGCGCACCCGGCCCGGCGGTACCGGCTCCGCCGTGCTCGCCGCACTGCCGGAGTTCCTCACCGCGTCCGTGCTGGCCACCGTCGTCGGCGTACAGCTCGGCTGGCTGCCCGCCCTCGGATGGTACGGGCCGCAGTACACCCTGCTGCCCGCCCTCGCCCTCGGCCTGCCCGCCGGCGCCGTCCTCGGCCGGCTCCTCGACGACCAGCTGCCCGGCGCCTTCGCCGAACCCTGGGTGCGGGCGGCCGCGGCGCGCGGGCTGCGCGCGCGGGCCATCGCCCGGCAGGCGGTACGGCGCTGTCTGCCCGGACTGCTGCCCAGCACCGCGCTGTTCGTCGTCGGCATGACCGGTGGCGCCGTCGCCGTCGAGCAGATCTTCGACATCCCCGGCCTCGGCAGTACCACCCTGCAGGCCGCCCTCGCCCAGGACCTGCCCGTGCTCCAGGCCGGCACCCTCGCCCTGGTGCTCCTCGCGGCCCTCGCCGCGGGCGCCGCCCGGCTCGGTGTACACCTGCTCATCGGCCCCGCGCTGAGGGACGGCGCCGTCCCCGCCCTGCCCAGGCCCGCCGTGCCCGTCAGGCGTACGACGCCGCTCGCGCTCGCCGCAGCCCTGCTGGCCGTCCTCGCCGCCGGGCTGCCCCGCGACCCGCTCGCCGTGGACACCCGGGCGCGCCTCCAACCCCCGTCCTGGGAGCGCCCGTTGGGCACCGACGCGCTCGGCCGCGACCTGCTCGCGCGTATCGCCCACGGCGCCCTCGACACGCTGCTGCTCGCCCTCGCCATCAGCGCGGGCACGCTGCTGGCCGGGCTGCTGCTCGGGCTGCTGCCCCGGCTGTCCGGGCCGCTCGTCGACACCGTGAACGCCGTGCCGCCGGTGCTCGCCGCGCTCCTCGTGACCGCCGTCGCGGGCGGCGGCCCGGCCACACCCGCGCTCGCCGTCGCCGCTGTGGCCTGGGCCCCGCTGGCCGCCCACACGTCCGCCCTGCTACGGCAGGAGCGCGCCGCCCTCCACCTCACCGCCACGCGTGCGCTGGGGGCGGGGCGCTGGTATCTCCTGCGCCACGAACTCCTGCCCGCCGTCGTGCCGCCCGTCACCCGGCACGCGCTGCTCCGGCTCCCCGGCACCGCGCTCGCCCTCGCCTCCCTCGGCTTCCTCGGGCTCGGCGCCCAGCCACCGTCACCCGAATGGGGCCACCTCCTGGCCGAGAACCAGCCGTACGCCGAGCGGGCGCCGTGGACGGTCCTCGCACCGGCCGCGGTACTCGCCGTTCTGGGCGCGCTCGCGGTGACGGTGGCGGGCGGGGTACGGCGCTCACGGCCCGGCACCGGTACCGGCTGA
- a CDS encoding ABC transporter substrate-binding protein — translation MLAALAVAPLLAGCFSSGGDARGGGGSRLRVALAFPPAERLSPYGADGTILSRLGITESLTALDGNGAAAPALASSWRQEGARSWLFTLREATFHDGTDVTAQAVAYSLAQAARAKPAPAAVSGSTLTARAVDRHRVRITTRRSDPILPLRLSSPGLAVLSAQAYAHRGAVDPAGSGTGPFVLKKVNGASSATLERYDGYWGGRARAAGIDVRFVADGTARTNALRSGDVDIAEAVPVAQAATLDADTRRETATARTTSLLLNSRSGPFRDAGLRAAARAAVDTSGLARGVYEGHADRGAGIYGPAVTWAEGRHRRPEGRASAKPAGGTAVTLATYDNRPELPEVAQVLKQQLEKAGFRVKLVVREYSRLEGDALAGKFDAFVLARNSLVDTGDPVAVLASDYTCDGGYNLALLCDRAVDRAVAAAERTADPAERRTAALRAEAAILGTDTVVPLVHQRVITGVGSAVKGVLLDPYERALVGTGTRR, via the coding sequence GTGCTCGCCGCGCTCGCGGTCGCGCCGTTGCTGGCCGGCTGTTTCAGCTCCGGTGGTGACGCGCGGGGCGGTGGCGGGTCCCGGTTGCGGGTCGCGCTCGCCTTTCCGCCCGCCGAGCGGCTCTCCCCGTACGGCGCCGACGGCACCATCCTCAGCCGGCTCGGCATCACCGAGTCGCTGACCGCTCTCGACGGCAACGGCGCCGCCGCGCCCGCCCTCGCCTCCTCGTGGCGGCAGGAAGGCGCCCGCAGCTGGCTGTTCACGCTGCGCGAGGCCACCTTCCACGACGGGACCGACGTCACCGCGCAGGCCGTCGCGTACTCGCTCGCGCAGGCCGCCCGGGCCAAGCCCGCCCCGGCCGCCGTGTCCGGCAGCACGCTCACCGCCCGGGCCGTCGACCGGCACCGGGTGCGCATCACGACCCGGCGGTCCGACCCCATCCTGCCGCTGAGGCTGTCCAGCCCCGGCCTCGCCGTGCTGTCGGCCCAGGCGTACGCCCACCGGGGCGCCGTCGACCCCGCCGGCAGCGGCACCGGACCCTTCGTACTGAAGAAGGTGAACGGCGCCTCGTCCGCGACCCTCGAACGGTACGACGGCTACTGGGGCGGCCGCGCCCGGGCCGCCGGTATCGACGTCCGCTTCGTCGCCGACGGCACCGCCCGCACCAACGCCCTGCGCAGCGGCGACGTCGACATCGCCGAGGCCGTGCCCGTCGCCCAGGCCGCCACGCTCGACGCGGACACGCGCCGCGAGACCGCCACCGCGCGGACGACCAGTCTGCTGCTCAACTCCCGCTCCGGGCCGTTCCGGGACGCCGGACTGCGAGCCGCCGCCCGTGCCGCCGTCGACACCTCCGGCCTCGCCCGGGGCGTGTACGAGGGGCACGCGGATCGCGGAGCCGGGATCTACGGGCCCGCCGTCACCTGGGCCGAGGGCAGGCACCGCCGGCCCGAGGGCAGAGCGTCCGCCAAGCCGGCCGGCGGGACCGCCGTCACCCTGGCCACCTACGACAACCGGCCCGAACTCCCCGAAGTCGCCCAGGTGCTGAAGCAGCAGCTGGAGAAAGCCGGCTTTCGTGTGAAGCTCGTCGTACGCGAGTACTCCCGGCTGGAGGGCGACGCGCTCGCCGGGAAGTTCGACGCCTTCGTGCTCGCCCGCAACAGCCTGGTCGACACCGGCGACCCGGTCGCCGTCCTCGCCAGCGACTACACCTGCGACGGCGGCTACAACCTGGCCCTGCTGTGCGACCGCGCCGTCGACCGGGCCGTGGCCGCCGCCGAGCGCACCGCCGACCCCGCCGAACGGCGGACCGCGGCGCTGCGTGCCGAGGCGGCGATCCTCGGCACCGACACCGTCGTACCGCTGGTCCACCAGCGCGTCATCACCGGTGTCGGCAGCGCGGTCAAGGGGGTGCTCCTAGACCCGTACGAGCGCGCCCTCGTCGGCACCGGCACCCGGCGCTGA
- a CDS encoding GNAT family N-acetyltransferase, producing the protein MLDTVYRDFRTGYVPRWHADIVDPGGAYLVPERHTLLVAVDGGGEVVGTGALDARGPGCPPHPRWLAERYPSGETAQLRRVYVRPGHRRRGIGRELVERLVEFAVADGGYRAVYLHTDPAVPGAEEFWRSLGTVVQDERTDAERPQSLVHFELPVGR; encoded by the coding sequence ATGCTCGATACCGTTTACCGGGATTTCCGCACCGGATATGTGCCCCGGTGGCACGCGGACATCGTGGATCCCGGCGGGGCCTATCTCGTGCCCGAGCGGCACACGCTGCTCGTCGCTGTGGACGGGGGTGGAGAGGTCGTCGGGACCGGGGCGCTCGATGCGCGGGGGCCTGGGTGTCCGCCCCATCCGCGGTGGCTGGCCGAGCGGTATCCGTCGGGGGAGACCGCGCAGTTGCGCCGGGTGTATGTGCGGCCCGGGCACCGGCGGCGGGGGATCGGGCGGGAACTGGTCGAGCGGCTCGTGGAGTTCGCCGTGGCCGACGGCGGGTACCGGGCCGTCTATCTGCACACCGATCCGGCCGTGCCCGGCGCCGAGGAGTTCTGGCGGTCGCTCGGGACAGTCGTGCAGGACGAGCGTACGGACGCCGAACGGCCGCAGAGTCTCGTGCACTTCGAGCTTCCGGTGGGGCGATAA
- a CDS encoding NAD(P)H-binding protein encodes MNRTDIPPVLVTGATGRVGRVVIDQLLDAGVPVRALTHRSEAAATLPAKVEVFTGDLTMPESLDPALIGAGAVFLVWTAPPQTAAAVVERLAAHVRRVVFLSSPHQTPHPFFQQPNPMAVLHADIERLIAAAGLESTIIRPGMLASNSLAWWAPAIRAGEVVRWPYGAAETAPVDDRDVAAVAARTLYQDGYAGGDYVLTGPESLTQAAQVGLIGHALGRRIAFEEMTPEEFRSLSEGTVPSSVVDMLLAAWSAAVGQPAYVTTAVADILGTAPRTFRQWAADHAATFTEGS; translated from the coding sequence ATGAACCGGACAGACATTCCTCCCGTGCTCGTAACCGGGGCGACGGGCCGGGTCGGCCGCGTCGTCATCGACCAACTCCTCGACGCGGGCGTGCCGGTCCGCGCCCTCACTCATCGCTCCGAGGCAGCGGCGACGCTGCCGGCGAAGGTCGAGGTCTTCACCGGCGACCTCACCATGCCCGAGTCGCTCGACCCGGCATTGATTGGCGCCGGTGCGGTCTTCCTCGTCTGGACCGCACCGCCTCAGACCGCCGCGGCAGTCGTCGAGCGGCTTGCAGCCCACGTGCGGCGGGTCGTCTTCCTCTCCTCCCCGCACCAGACGCCGCACCCCTTCTTCCAGCAGCCCAATCCCATGGCGGTGCTGCACGCCGACATCGAGCGGCTCATCGCGGCCGCCGGACTCGAGTCGACGATCATCCGGCCGGGGATGCTCGCGTCGAACTCGCTGGCCTGGTGGGCGCCCGCGATCAGGGCCGGCGAGGTCGTCCGGTGGCCTTACGGCGCCGCCGAGACGGCACCGGTCGACGACCGCGACGTCGCAGCCGTCGCGGCGCGGACGCTCTATCAGGACGGATACGCCGGAGGCGACTACGTCCTTACGGGCCCCGAGTCGCTGACCCAGGCCGCACAGGTGGGCCTCATCGGTCATGCCTTGGGGCGCCGGATCGCATTCGAGGAGATGACGCCGGAGGAGTTCCGGAGCCTGTCGGAGGGCACGGTGCCCAGTTCGGTCGTCGACATGCTGCTCGCTGCGTGGAGCGCCGCGGTCGGACAGCCCGCGTACGTCACCACTGCGGTGGCCGATATCCTCGGGACGGCACCGCGAACGTTTCGCCAGTGGGCCGCCGACCACGCCGCCACGTTCACGGAGGGTTCGTAA
- a CDS encoding TetR/AcrR family transcriptional regulator, with translation MNEPTGLRARKKARTRDAIAGAAISLFLERGFDRVSVNDIAAAAEISKPTLFRYFPTKEDLVLHRFADHQGEAARVVRDRSSGTKPVTALHRHFRAGLDRYDPVTGLNDHPEVMAFHRLVFSTPSLAARLTQYQLEDEEALADALGEGIQARLRAAQVLAVQRVLARTNWQKIADGRTAHDVHPEAVADADQAFSQLR, from the coding sequence ATGAACGAGCCGACGGGACTGCGGGCCCGCAAGAAGGCGCGGACGCGCGACGCCATCGCCGGCGCAGCCATCTCGCTGTTCCTGGAGCGCGGCTTCGACCGCGTCTCGGTCAACGACATCGCTGCGGCAGCCGAGATCTCAAAGCCGACCCTCTTCCGGTACTTCCCCACCAAGGAAGACCTGGTGCTGCACCGATTTGCGGACCACCAGGGCGAAGCGGCACGCGTCGTACGTGACCGCAGTTCCGGCACCAAGCCGGTGACGGCGCTGCACCGGCACTTCCGGGCCGGCCTCGATCGGTACGACCCCGTCACCGGCCTCAATGATCATCCCGAGGTGATGGCGTTCCATCGGCTGGTGTTCAGCACACCGAGCCTGGCGGCACGGCTCACGCAGTACCAGCTTGAGGACGAGGAGGCATTGGCGGACGCCCTCGGCGAAGGCATCCAGGCACGCCTGCGAGCCGCACAAGTACTCGCGGTCCAACGGGTGCTCGCCCGGACCAACTGGCAGAAGATCGCCGACGGTCGAACCGCCCACGACGTCCACCCCGAGGCCGTAGCCGACGCCGATCAGGCGTTCAGCCAACTGCGGTGA